AGAGAAGAGTAAGGGTCTTTAGCTGAACTTAGATCTTATAATCTGGCGGAGCTACTAGTTCACCTTTACTCTTCTGGTTAATCGGTATTGAAAATTAATGTTTTTATTTGAATGCAAATCTAAAGGCAGAGCTAGTTCGGCAGAGCCAATGACACCTTACATCAAGCTGACGTTATTTAATATCCCACTAAAATAAAAAGATAGGAATAGTTACTCCTACTTCCTACCAAACCTCTAATTAACATGTAGTTGGATTTTATCACTTCATTTGTGCAATATTTGAATAAAGAGATTCCGTAGAATATTGTTATTTTCAAAAAATTTAATCCACTGCCTTGAAATGTTGAATGAAGTAAAGCATTATTTTCCAAAACAAGTAGATTTTTGGATTTGTTCAGAACCAAGTTGGTGAGTTAGACATCTTAACCCGACCAGTAACATAATAAAAGAGTCACGCAAAATAGGCTATTTGCATTTACCTCTGTTAAACTTTGTTAAGCCTATTCGTGAGCCTTACATAAAAGCTAACTTTGTTGATATGAGTAGAAAGCTAATCTGGATTTTAACCATAATTATTTCATTTGCAACATTTGGATTAATCCTTGTTCAATCCAAATGGGTTAGAATTGCAATTGATGTAAAAGAAGAACAGTTTGTTCAGTCGGCAAATTTGGCTATGACAAGCATAATTGAAGAGGTTGTACAACAAGAAACAATTTTACAAATTGTTGGCGAAATAAAACCTTACTCGACAATAAGTTCCACAGGAAAATCAAGACTAACTTATAGTACAAGTATACTAAATCAAACCCGAAGTGGTTATCGAAGTCTTCAAAAAGACCGTGAAGTATTCACCTTAAATCAACTTGACTCACTAAAAATTCCCACAATTATTGGCATCAGTACCAGTGATTCAATTAGGATAAACAAGGCTAACAAAATTAACGAATCATATTACAATCCTTCCAAATCCTCCGCCAAGAAGAATTTTTCAGACCTAAACCTCAACCTTGGAATTGATAATAGACTCCTCAATAAAACAATATTTGTTGAAAAAACTATAGATAATATGATTCGAATCGAGCAACCTATTGAGAAACGAATTACCAAAGAGGTGCTTGATACTATAATTCGAGGAGAACTACTGCGTAAGGGTATTACTGCTAAGTTTGAGTATCGTGTATGCAATGAGCAGGATAGCACCGTTTACAAATCAAAATACTATAGCAGACAAATCAAAGGGGTTATTCTTAGGAATCAACTTTTTCCAAATGATTTCTTTGCACGTAGATATTTTCTAAATATCTACTTCCCAAACCAAAAGTCATATATCTTAAGCTCAATTGTGCTTATGACTATAACAACATTCCTGTTGACACTTATAATCGTTTTTAGTTTTTCAGTTACAATACTAATAATATTCCGACAAAAACGTCTCTCGGAAATAAAAAGTGATTTTGTAAGCAATATGACTCATGAGTTGAAAACGCCAATTTCAACAATTTCCCTTGCTGCTCAAATGCTTAATGATAAAAGCATCCCGGTTGAAAGGAAAAACTTAAATTATCTTGGAGGTGTTATTGCCGACGAAAGTAAACGGCTTGGATTGCAGGTTGAAAAAGTGCTCCAAATGGCAATTTTTGAAAAAACCAAACTAAAATTAAAACTAAAAGATATAGATATTCACCAGATTATAGATAAAGTGGCTTCTAATTTTAAAATTCAAATTGACAATGCAGGAGGAAATCTTCATTGCCAACTTTCTGCATCGGATTATAATATATACGCAGATGAAATTCACATTACAAATGTTATAATAAACCTACTTGATAACGCTTTGAAGTATCGTAATGGTCACCCAAGTATCATTTTATCAACACAATCGGCAACTAATGGAATAATTATTGCCGTAAAAGATAACGGGATAGGTATTAGTCGTGATAATCTAAAAAGAATTTTCGATCA
Above is a window of Bacteroidales bacterium DNA encoding:
- a CDS encoding HAMP domain-containing histidine kinase: MSRKLIWILTIIISFATFGLILVQSKWVRIAIDVKEEQFVQSANLAMTSIIEEVVQQETILQIVGEIKPYSTISSTGKSRLTYSTSILNQTRSGYRSLQKDREVFTLNQLDSLKIPTIIGISTSDSIRINKANKINESYYNPSKSSAKKNFSDLNLNLGIDNRLLNKTIFVEKTIDNMIRIEQPIEKRITKEVLDTIIRGELLRKGITAKFEYRVCNEQDSTVYKSKYYSRQIKGVILRNQLFPNDFFARRYFLNIYFPNQKSYILSSIVLMTITTFLLTLIIVFSFSVTILIIFRQKRLSEIKSDFVSNMTHELKTPISTISLAAQMLNDKSIPVERKNLNYLGGVIADESKRLGLQVEKVLQMAIFEKTKLKLKLKDIDIHQIIDKVASNFKIQIDNAGGNLHCQLSASDYNIYADEIHITNVIINLLDNALKYRNGHPSIILSTQSATNGIIIAVKDNGIGISRDNLKRIFDQFYRVPTGNIHNVKGFGLGLSYVKKITEAHGGKIWVESTIGEGSVFSIYLPNAGPNDRIQ